A single genomic interval of Musa acuminata AAA Group cultivar baxijiao chromosome BXJ3-4, Cavendish_Baxijiao_AAA, whole genome shotgun sequence harbors:
- the LOC135635743 gene encoding protein CHUP1, chloroplastic-like: MERGQNRREGIKPLVLKLAIPLALPLAGFIFSTITRKCRTRNRAPSSASSREGSLTMDSSESVSLYESEDEESSRGQEEAQRELVEHCDPSEVVRVQCPENLEGEIESLKCLVSAMDDRASEAESQFQDYRDAKEKESLFQKLQIMCLGFQLECLETRNQRLEATIADQQTALEKLEEMRAEHKWLRREGKKLAKADGLHLHEARRQARILGAREAELSQIKEELRYVKDLADHLQEEKKSLDQKMDSLAAKYQSASEIEEDGNMRMASNKEFLDQLEQFRHQWYLEMEELIYIGWVGACLRHEPLMDQEEQLQEIMELPADDEAEARKVELHDSSAIAETGHGVCLDAAARKNQSGSKKPRLLHKLKGWAKGGKGVSKQLRDS, translated from the exons ATGGAGAGGGGACAGAACAGGAGAGAGGGAATCAAGCCTCTTGTCCTCAAGCTTGCCATTCCCCTGGCCCTTCCCTTGGCTGGTTTCATCTTCTCTACCATCACTAGAAAGTGTAGAACACGAAACAGAGCCCCCTCCAGTGCTTCAAGCCGAGAGGGGAGCTTAACGATGGATTCCTCTGAATCCGTTTCCCTGTACGAGTCCGAGGATGAGGAGAGCTCACGAGGCCAGGAAGAAGCACAAAGAGAACTCGTGGAACACTGCGATCCCTCGGAAGTCGTGAGGGTGCAATGCCCAGAGAACTTGGAAGGAGAGATCGAGAGTCTGAAGTGTCTTGTATCCGCCATGGACGACAGAGCGAGCGAAGCCGAATCGCAGTTCCAGGACTACCGTGACGCGAAAGAGAAGGAATCGCTGTTTCAGAAGCTCCAGATCATGTGCTTGGGTTTCCAGCTCGAGTGCCTCGAAACCCGAAACCAGAGGCTCGAGGCCACCATTGCCGATCAACAGACAGCCTTGGAGAAGCTCGAGGAAATGAGAGCCGAGCACAAATGGCTTCGGAGGGAGGGGAAGAAGCTGGCCAAAGCAGATGGGCTTCATCTGCATGAAGCGCGACGGCAGGCTCGGATTCTAGGCGCTCGAGAAGCCGAATTGTCGCAGATCAAAGAGGAGCTGCGATACGTCAAGGATTTAGCCGATCATCTGCAGGAGGAGAAGAAATCATTGGATCAAAAGATGGACTCACTCGCAGCGAAATATCAATCTGCATCAGAG ATTGAAGAAGATGGCAACATGAGGATGGCATCCAACAAGGAATTTCTCGATCAACTAGAGCAGTTCCGGCATCAGTGGTACCTGGAGATGGAGGAGCTCATCTATATAGGCTGGGTGGGTGCATGCTTGAGGCATGAGCCCTTGATGGATCAAGAAGAACAACTGCAGGAGATCATGGAGCTCCCAGCAGATGATGAGGCCGAGGCGCGCAAGGTGGAACTCCATGATTCCTCAGCAATTGCAGAGACTGGCCATGGAGTTTGCTTGGATGCTGCAGCAAGGAAGAATCAATCAGGTTCGAAGAAGCCAAGATTGCTGCACAAGCTCAAAGGATGGGCCAAAGGAGGAAAGGGGGTGTCGAAACAGCTTCGAGATTCGTGA